GGGAGGCAACTGGAAACGAGGAACTGGACTGGGGGTCTGGAGGTCAAAGTTCAAGCCTAGTGCAGGGAGCCCTCCCTTCTGGGCATCAGCCTGACTCTGACCCTGACCGGCCGTGGGGCCACTCAGCTCCAGAGTTAGGAATGAAGCCACAGAGGtcggtttcctcctctgcaaagcgGGGGCATGGGGCCTGCTCGGTGGTCCCTGCCACATGGAGCCGGGTGTCAagggccctcctgcccctccccgacCTGGTTTTGTTCCAAACTCTTCCTTCGTGCAGGTGCTCCTGGGCCTGAGGGTGATGGAGCCTTTGAGCCGAGCATTTGGGTCGGGGCCAGGGTGGGGATGGCCCACTCTGCATGCCCTCCCTCCCTGCGTGGAGGTAGTTGGGCCTAGCTGGCGATTTTCTTCCTGTTTGCTTGGGAGACCCTCAAGTCCccctcccaattaaaagaacccACATATGAAATAGGGAGCCTAGAGGGACCCAGGGAAGGTGGCTGGAGCTTGAGTCCTGGCCCTCAATGAATTCCACTTACCCTACCCTGAAACCCCACCCCTCTCTCCAAAACTGGCCTTGAACTGGTGGGCCCGAGCCCGCCGGGCCTTGTGGCACAGTGCCAGCTCTGGGCCCAGCCTCCCAGGCAGTCTCCACCAGGCCAGAGTTCATCTTTAGCCAAACAGCAGGCACTGGGGGCTCTCAGGACCCTCACAGGGTTCCCAGCCTCAGCTTAGATCCTGGGCAGCTGGGCCCCAGGACTGTCAAGTCCAGCGGCCCCAGGTCCTGGTGCACAGCAGGGCAGGACCAGCAGGGACAGCTGAGCTGGGCACAAGTCTGACCTGGTGACCTTGTAGTTGAGCACAAAACAGGTCAAAAGCCATTTGCTGACCCTGTGGATTTGGGTGGGGTCATAAAAGGCGGGGGGCTTGAATGCCGGTTTCACCACAGCAGCCCTGCCTCTTGACCCTCTGTGATCCTCACTCCCAGGACCTGGGCCCCACAGGAGTTGGGGACCAGAAGGAGCAGATGAGAATGAGGAAGGCCaggcctctcccacctccctccatcccttccctctTGTCCTGtatcccctgtccctccctcctcacctagCTCGCACCTGCCACGCATCAGCTGGCATTCAGGGCCCCACTCCCTCTTTTATGACCCCACCCAAACCCACAAGGTCAGCAAAGGGGCTCTTATTTGTTTCCAGAACAAGGCGGCATGACCTTTCCTCAAAGGTCCCCTGGCTGAGTGCTCCGCACCCCTGGGGGCATCAGGAAGCACCCAGGCCCAGTGACTGAGAATCCCTGAGTGGTTACTCTCTGCAGTCACATTTTGCCAAGGTGACCTGGctgtttttctgccttttgttgATCTGCTTAgccagctcattcattcattcattcattcattcaacacttaAGGCGCTGGGCCTCGTGTTGGATGCTGCAGTGTAGGAACGAGGCAGGTTATTTGCCCACCGGGGTCTGCCGCAGACTCGTGGGCTCCTGAGACTGAAAATTCTCAGAGGCAGGTTGTGTATGCCACtctgcccctccacctccccctgcccacaCTCACTTTAGGTCAGTTGGAGGAAACTGGGATGCCActggggatggggacagggcTTGGTGCCCAGGGTGAGGCAGGAAGGGGATGTGGGgtggcctgggggcaggggcagagccgCTGACAGACCTGTGGGTGGCTGGGCGAGGGGCGGAGGACAGTTGGCAGCCTCAGCCTCGGCTTAATTCCTGGGCACACAGCAGCGTTGGGAGGGCTACCAGCCATCCGCTGCGGCTTCAAAGGGCCctgggggctgtgggtggggtgggctgtAGGCAGGCAGcctgccctccccacttcctggGACTCTTGCTTCCCTGGGAGCTCAGGGAGCTGCTCCCTTCAAGGGGAAAGGGGGTCTGGGGCTCGGACCCAGCTGCTGTCCTGCCCTTGGAACAGTGTCAGGGTGATGGGGCTGTGCTGGGAGCTGGAGTGGGCGGCAGCAGCGACAACTTCAGAcctgttttccctcctccctgtctctccctgccctgctgcTCAACCTGGTTGCCTTCTGGGGGACAGTACCCTCAGGCTGGTCCCTGCCTGCTCCTGACCACACAGGGAAGTTCAGCCCCCACATGCCAGTCATGGTGGCTCTGACCTGTCCCACCTAGAAGCCACAGAGCAGGCTAGACACATGTGCCCTAGGAGGAAGCTGACTCGCGGGGCTTCCACTTGCTCCTTGGCTCACACCTGCCCGGCCAGCACTGGCCCAGCCTGGGTGGTCTCACaaagcccctcccctgctccagtGTGCCTCCCCTCCCTTGTCACCTGTGTTTTCCTCTTCATCAGACAAGAATGCGTCAGCAGGACCGGGGCCACTCTCCCACTCCATTGTTAATGCAGGCCCctctccacatccccacccctGACAGGCCCAGGCCTGCCCGGTGGGGCCAGTCCACTCCCCGCTGCCGGGAGTCCAAATACACCTGTTTACCTTTGGGCCTCAGCCCAGGATGGAAGCGCCTGACTCCTGACCACCTCCACGCACCCGCCCTCACAGGCCTTCTTTCGTGCCCTCTTCCTTCCGAAAAGTCTGGGTCCCCAGtgtgcaggggggtgggggggcagggaggagattGGTTCCTGCCCTCTGCTCAGCTCTGCAGGAGGCCTGGCCCACTTGCTCCAAGACAGCATGGAATCCTATCCCCATCCCCGGGGGCCTTCCAGACATCCTGAGTCACTGGAACTGGGGGTGGCCTTCCTGTGGAACAGGATGTGCTCTGGGTGGGAGCGGGGAGGACCCCCAAGGTCTGAGTTCCAGCCCTTTCCCCCATCACCTTTCTGGCTGCGGGGTACATGGGGGAGGGAAGATGGGGAAAAGGCAGCAAGTTTGGAGACAGAAGAGTGCCTCCTTGCCTTGGGAAGGGGGCCATCCCTGTCCCCAGGGACACCCAGGACACTCCAACACCCAGGAATGAAGTGGCTTCTCACCTCAAAGGTGGCAGTCAAAGGAAATGAGAAACCTGCTCAGAGAGCTTGAGTCATGGGCTCAAAGCCACACGGCTCAAAAGAGAAAGGACCACTCGATGCAACATGGGCTCCTGGATTGGGATGCTGGAATGGAGAGAAACGTCATGAGGGCAATCAGCAAAATTTAAAAGGGGCCTGCGGTTAGCTGGGGTTACCAGTCAATGCTGATTTCCTGATTGTGATGGTGGTACTAGGGTTATGCAGGAGTGTCCTTGTTCTAAGGAAATATATACTAAAGAATTTAGTGCGAATGGATATCACATCTGCAACTCAATGTCAGTGgggcaaaatatattttgattgggattacatTGAACCTATAAATAAATAAGGAGCAAAtgaacatcttttttaaaaaaccacccaGCCAAGGGCCAGCACAGGGATGGGTAGGACGGACAGGACGTGACACGCCCTTTCCCTGCTTCCTGCTATAAGCGTTTGCAAAGCCCTGCACTCCAGCTCCTCCAGGGCCCCCTCTCTGGTTGGGCGGCCTATTGGGAACATCTGGGGGCTCTTAAAAGTGCTGATGCCTGGGCCTCACCCCTGAGACCGTAGTTCCAGGCACAGGGATTTGCAGGAGCTCCTGGTGGGTCTTCCTGGCAGCCGCTGGCTTCTTTAGCCTTTCCTCACCTGGTGGGCGGTTCTGCTTGGCCCTGATCTTGCCCCTCTCCTCCCCGCGGGCCCAGGcagagggtgaggagggggaTAGCGGCACACCCCACCTGCCAATCCAGGGCGTACCTCATTTGGCGAATGCCAGAGGCTGATCCTGGGGGCCAGTGGAGACACTGGAGCCCCCCTTGTTCTCCCAATGCTGAGGAGCGTGGAGAGGAAGGCcggtgggtggtggggagagggagggagccatTGCTGGTGAAGGGAGTctcagagggaggctggggcagcCGTGTCAGCAAGCTTCGGGAAGAGGGTGGGCTGGCTTCCGAGCTCAGTAAGGACCCCCAACCCTGCTGGCCCTGCCTTGTGTGCACGCCCTCCTGAAATATTTGGAATAATTAGCAAGTAAAAGCAGCAAGCAGCAGGTTGGCCTAGAGCCAACCTTGAGTGCAGAGAAGAAAGGGGCTTCAGGAGAAAGGGGTCCTCGGAGACTGGGCAGGATTGTGTGGGattcagagtgtgtgtgtgtgtgctcgcaCGTGTGTGCactggggggaggggctgtgcaCCACGAGGGCGCGCTTGAAGGGCTGGGTAGAGAACTGGGTTCCAGGCCCCACTGGGGTGAAGGGGTGGAAGGGTGCCTGCTGAGTGTCACCCAAACAAATGTttcccatgcctcagtttccccatcagacCTCTGGCAGGTTGGCTCCTCACAGGGTGGACCTGCGGGTAGGAGTGAGTGGGAGAGTAGCATCTTagcaccccctttccctggtggCCTTCCTCAGCCTCCAGCCTGCATTGGAGGGAGGGCTCCGGGTTGGATGAACCAATGCCAAGGTGGGAGGTagggcccctggggctggggccctcTGACCTCACACCCTGTCCCTCCAGCAGAGGACcgagggagggaggagctggagaCAGGCCCAGGCGAGGACCGCAGGCTCCGGGAGGCGAGCCTGGGCAGGCCCTCGCGGTGGGGGAGGTAGGGGATGCGTGAGCCCAGCCCTGGGCAAGCTTGGCCTTTGTGAGTccccagggccagggagggggctgccccTCCTTTGCCACCAGCTCCCGGGGGCCCGTGGGTGCAGTCTTCCCATTGCACAGATAGAGGCACTGAAGCTGCAGCGGACTCCCAAGGCTGCCCCTCAGCCCCTTtctccctggggacacagaggtcAAGGGGAGTTCATCGGAGGGGCACAAGCCCTCAGTGCCCCCATCTTCCATCTTCCTCCTAGCCATTTGCCCTCCCGCAGTGAAGAGAAGGCCCCTCCCCCCAAACTAGCCTgcatttatttttccccaaagtaatttgcaagcaaaaaaaaaagttgcaagcAGGTCcatttttcagttccaaatttaaaaaaaattttattgtaaataacTTTCCATGAAAAAGGTTAAATCGCCCCATGAGGCAGGAGGGTGGATGTGGGACGCAGCCCAGGGGGCTTCTGGTGGAGCAAGACACTCCCCCACACAAGTGCAGGCAGGGGCCCAGGGCGATCCCCCCTTCCTGGTCCCAGTGGTTCTAGCAAGCCTGGTGTCCCTCCTGGTTAAGCCTCAGTTCTAGCTACACTCACTACATTAGTCTgttcccctcccctctgcagcttggctgccctgcccccaaccccccagAACCCCAACTCCCTGCTGCTCTCAGCCTCAAGTCAGGCTCAAAGATTAGGGCTTTATACCCTCTGCCCCaccttgagggatgggggccaGGAAATCCCAGAGGCCTTAGAAACTCTCCTTGCCCCAGCACACCACCccatttctgtcttctctctctgcccccttccccctggCTCCACCCTACGTACTGccggctccagccccagggaggcTCTGCCGGGAGAGGCCTCCAGGGGGTTAATTTGCAGTCACCTAATTAGCATTTGTTGTACCTGGGAACTTTCTCTGGATAGAGACCtggggaggagagcaggagagcgAGAAGCATCAAAGCTAAGAGGCTCTGGGGCCGGTCCTGTACTGTTGCTCCCCGCTTGGCCAGGCACCCCCTACCGCCTCCAGGCCGCAGCTCTCCCAGTGCAGGGCATTTAGCGTGTCCCCGGGACAGGGAAGAAGTGGGCCAATGAAACACTGTGTAtatgaggggctggggaggggaggcagcaaTTCGGGTCCTGGGCCCCAGTTCTCAGCCTCCTGGGCTGGAATATGAGGACCGCCTGGGTGGGGGGGCCATATGGCCTCGTGGGGCCAGCCTTGGGAGAcctgcccagcccctgcctgggcGGTAGGGTGTCTGTGGGTCTGTGTTGGGGGGCAGTCTGGGCCCTGACTTGGGCACTGTCTGGAGGTGGGGGCGGGCTTCTTACAAGAAGGCGCCCACGCTGGCCCAGTCGTGGAGGTCAGCGGCCAGGGTGGCGTCCCCGGCCTCAAAGAGGGGTTCCGGGGGCAGGCAGCCACTGCTGCTCTCGTCCCAGGGGTGTTGCAGGAAGGACGTGGCCAGGAAGGTCTCGTCAAAGTCCAGGCTGTCGGCAGCCTGCTCCACCGGAGGCCCCCAGGTAGCAGGGCAGTCGATGTGGCGGCCGTGGACGGTGAGGTCCACGTCCCCGTGCGAGGCGGGGCTCAGCGGCGGGCTCAGCTCCAGGGCCTCCAGCGCGCCCAGCTCCCCGCCCAGAGTGCCGGCGTCGAAGATGGCCTCCCAGTCAAAGTTGCCCTTGAGGGGTTCCAGCTCGCCCTGCTCCTCCTGGGTCAGCAGCAGGGTGCTGGAGGGCCGCGGGACCTTGGCCACCCGCTTGGGCAGTGGCTGTTTGCGCTTATGCCCAAGCCTGCCCTCACCCGCGCCCCAGCCCGCCTCCCCGGTGGCCTCCTCGAACTCCCGCAGCAGCTGCTGGGCCTCGGTGTTCACGGTCAGCGGCCTGGCCCACGGGACAGCGCTGGGCTCCTGTGCGGCCTGGCGGGCGAAGGCTGGGTGGATGTGGACTGGGGGCAGCCGCCGCTTCTTGAAGGCCCCGCTCAGCAGCCGCTCAGCGTACTGGGGGTCGATGCGCCAGAAGCCCCCCTTGCCCGGCTCATCCTTCTCCCGAGGCACTTTGATGAAGCACTTGTTCAGGGACAGGTTGTGGCGGATGGAATTCTGGacacagggagagaggagagaaagaggacagctgggtgagggggcaggtCAGCGATGGGGGGCCCCCAGTGCTACTGCCAGTCCCCCCACCAGCTTCTCTCAGACGGGGGAGGGAGACCGAGGCACTGCTCTGACCAGGAGACTCTGGGACACCAGCCACAGGGCACCGGAGCCGGGAGTGCTGTCGGGGGCTTTTGTTCCCTGTTGCCGGGATATCTGCCTGCTCAGTCATCCGAGCCCTGAGCCGCAGGGTGGCTCTCAGTGCCACCCTgtcctgctctccctccctcaccccactgCTTGAGGCCTCTGGCCAAAGGCCTCGGCTCCCCCAGGGTCTGGACGGCCATCTCCCTCTGCCTGGGCCTGGCTGGCCTTCTCTGTTTGTGAAGTGAGTGAGTGGATGTGAGGGGGTGTGTGTTGGTGGGGGGTGAAGCTGGGGGAGGGATCTGATGACTTTCCTTGTTTGTAGAGTCGGCTGCTGGCCTGGGCACTCACCCCCACTCCGcgtccccctcctcccaccccaggctaTGAGGCCTCAGTTGATTATTACCCAGCCAAGAGCATAGCGCTCATTCCTGGGGCCTCTCAGGCTTGGGGGtagggtgaggggcaggggtggggagggtctcCGCTTTCTCACTAAGGTTACAAACGGTTCTGCCCCAGGGTCAGGGCCCAAGCAAATGTGGAATAGCTTGGAACTGTGATCCTGTGGCCTGTGCATCTTCAAGGCCTCAGTCCCCAAGTAGTCCCTGATCCTGATGGTGGAAGATGCTCAGGACAATGTGTGCCCAGCCTCAGATCAGCATCCTGCCTTATTTGTTCCTAGGTGCTTAGTCTTGTCCAAACTACGCTGGGGCACAGGGGCCTGGGGCCCGGATGGTGGGGCTGGCAGGTGGGTAGTCCCCCCTGGCAGGGCTGAGATGTTTACATGATGGCCTGGGCCCCTtggctgctctgtgccaggtTCCAGAGACTTGGAACATGAAGCCAGTGCGGGAGGCAGAGCCCCTGTGGAAAGCACCTGGCTCAGCTAATTGTCCCCGGAGGGAGGTtgactggggagagggggaggagtgGAGGCAGGAAACTGGGGATGGGATGGGGGGCTGGGCAGCAGCTTTAGAAAGGCCCCACCGCCCTTCCACTGGGACACAGCTGGTCTTCACACCCCACAGCAcacccctctgccctcctgtCCCCTCCAGCCAACTGAAACCAGGCAAGATGCAGAGCCTGGCAAGAATGATGCTCCTGTTTCCGCTTCCAGTCCAGCCCCGACAAACTGGCCTTGAGCAGGGTACTGTCTAGGAATTCTAGGACTTGGGACAAAAATGTGTCCCTCAGTCCATCAGCCTCCCCTAGGGGACTGTGTCCATGCATAGTTCAGCCCCGGTCTTTGGGCTGAGCCTGCTGGGTGAGTGAACAAGTTCCTTCCACTTGAATCTCAACGTCCAGTGaacatcctccctcctccctctctgaaatcaaagtgtgtgtggggggtcaGTTCCAAGCACTGAGCTCCCTCGAGGTCCTTCCTCGACGGCCTTCCTCCCTCGGGGCCCTGGCTGACGGCGCCTTCCTGCCCTGCGGATCTGGGATGTGAGTCCAGTCTGCGGGGgcgcggggagggagggaggacctcCCCTACCTGCCAGGTGGGATCAGCGTGGCGGAAGTAGCAGAAGTTGTCCGTGATCCACTTGTAGATGGCCGACAAGGTGATCTTGGTGGCCTTGCTGGCTTGCATGGCCATGCAGATGAGCGTGGCATACGAGTAGGGCGGCTTCACATGCGGGTTGGTAGCGTAGTCCACGTCGTCGGGAGGCGGGGCCTGCAGCCCCGGGGGCGCGCTCCGCGACGTGCAAGACGACGTGGGCTTGCCGGGAGTGTGCGGCTGCCCCAGGCAGGCTGGGTCGGCCGCCAGGGGAGACCCTGGCGCTGCGGAGCCTGGCACCTGGTGGTAGCCGTGGGGGTCGGTGCTCCCCGAGGGCAGGGCGGGGGCCTTGGCGTTGAGAATGGAGAATTCCTGTAGCCACTGCAGGCTAGTCAGGCTGTCATCCAGGGTGTCGGGTTCCTCCAGGCCgccctcctgcccagcctcctCCGTCGCCCCAGCTCCCGAGAGGCGTAGCCAGCTCTCCGCCATATCTCCGGGGACTCTCCGAGGGGGCGGTCAGCATCCACTAGCTGAGCCGACGGTGGCCCGCCGCGCTCTCCGGCCCGCTAACTCCCGCGGCTCCAGTTACAAGGCCTCCTGGAAGCGCGCTTCCATCCCGCGACCCGGGGGGTCGCCTCCTCCGAATACGAATGTGATACCTGCGGGGACCACAGCGGGAGCTGACCCTCTTCCCTAACCTCCGAGGGGATAATGTGTGCGAAGTGGGATTCTCCTTTAAAATCGTCCCCTCAGCTGGGAAGGATCTTTAACTGCTGAGGTCTGGGAAACAGAAGCAGTGCCGGGGGCCCGACCCCCACAGGGTCCACCTCACACTTTCCCTCTTCGATGTTTTAGAAGAGACTTAATTAGCTAAACGAGAGAAGAGGCATCCGAGGCTATCCCTTTTTCCTCAAGAGCGGGAAATCAAACCCCCTCCCTCCGCAACAAATGGAAATGGTTGAGAGAGCCAAGAAGGGCAGTACGACCCGGCGGTGGGGCGCGGGAGGTCTTCTGATCTTTGAAAAGGGATATTAGGATGGGGgatcaaggggaaaaaagggaacatGACAGAGAGTTACAGGGGGGCCGAAAGTGAATGTCCCCCAAACTTCTCTGATGTCGGTCCCTGGGCCCACCACTTACGTCGCGGACGGATGGGAGAGCAGGCTGGTACTGAACCCCTCCCTTCCCACTACCCGCAGCCCTCCCCGTCCCTTACCTGGCTCAGAGCGAAGCCCGGATAAAGAAAGGTTCTGGAAGAcgtccctcccaccccccgcGACTCTCTGTCTCCACCTCGAGAGCACTGCCAGCAATCCTCGTCGCCCCCCAGCTCGACGGCGCCTCTCTGAACGCCAGCGGCCCGGGGACCAGCAATAAGTAGCCGTTCAGAAGGCTTCTCCTGCTGCCATGGCGACGCTCCGCCCCCATAAACAGCTTCCGCTGCTGCCATTGGTCAGCATGTCTCCAAGGAGACCGCGGGCTCCTGCCACGCTCTCTGGCGGTAACTCTCTTCGAACACCCTCCTTCTGCCGCCCTCTCCCGCGCCACCCAGCCCCCTACCCGCCGCCGCGTCCCGACTCCGCGCATTCCCGCCCGAGGGCCCCGCGCAGGGCTCGGAGAGGCGCGCGGCTCGGCGCTCTCGCCGAGAACCCGGGCCCCCAGGCGAGCCATTCGCCCCAGGAACAgcactcctgccccacccccttcccgTCTGGCTGCTCGGAGGTGTCGACGGCTCCTGGGACCCA
This is a stretch of genomic DNA from Camelus bactrianus isolate YW-2024 breed Bactrian camel chromosome 16, ASM4877302v1, whole genome shotgun sequence. It encodes these proteins:
- the FOXJ1 gene encoding forkhead box protein J1 — translated: MAESWLRLSGAGATEEAGQEGGLEEPDTLDDSLTSLQWLQEFSILNAKAPALPSGSTDPHGYHQVPGSAAPGSPLAADPACLGQPHTPGKPTSSCTSRSAPPGLQAPPPDDVDYATNPHVKPPYSYATLICMAMQASKATKITLSAIYKWITDNFCYFRHADPTWQNSIRHNLSLNKCFIKVPREKDEPGKGGFWRIDPQYAERLLSGAFKKRRLPPVHIHPAFARQAAQEPSAVPWARPLTVNTEAQQLLREFEEATGEAGWGAGEGRLGHKRKQPLPKRVAKVPRPSSTLLLTQEEQGELEPLKGNFDWEAIFDAGTLGGELGALEALELSPPLSPASHGDVDLTVHGRHIDCPATWGPPVEQAADSLDFDETFLATSFLQHPWDESSSGCLPPEPLFEAGDATLAADLHDWASVGAFL